AGCTTTTTTAGACTGCCTTAATTTTTCTTCTTTTTCAGCTTTGGATAAATTGCTTAAATCCTCATCTGTTATTTTTTCCATCCAAAACAGTAAATTATTATCTTCTAATTCTTGAGATTTTTCGCCTTTCAATTTACTACATTCAACTTCCCAAACTAATCTTTTCTTTCTCCATTCTGGGATTTTTAAATCTTCATCTAAGTTTTTATGTATTTTTTCAAAAAATTCTTGTGTTGTTTCCCAAATTCTTCTAAGTCTTGCAGGCGATGGGTTTTTTCTTAGGAGGAATTGAAGTAATAGGGCTGATAAAATATCTAAAGCTGGGTCATTTTCATCTGTAAATTCTTCCCATTTTATTTTTTCTTCTTGCCAATTTATTTTGTTATTTAGAGGTGTTTGCTTAATCCAATCTTCCCATTTGGTTCCGATTATTTGGTGAAAAAATATTTGTCTTATATAACTGTTAAATGATGAGTGGGCTTTTGAATATCCTCTAATGCTATCTGTAGAATAAATAATTAAAAAGTCCTCTATAAACGAAAAAAATCCTTTCAAGTTTTCTATTAGGTTATCTAAGTATTTACTCAATACGTTTAAATTATTATCAATTTTTACTTTACTGTCATTTAGGTTTTTTAAATCTATTATTAAATTTTTTAAATCGTTAAATTTTGCACTTGGATTAATCTCATTAAATTTATTGACTTTAATAAAAATATCTATACTATCCGTTAAAAATTTATCAATCAAATTAGGTATATTATTTCTTCTTAATTTGCTTTCTATATGTTTTAAAAATCCAAATTTACTTTTATTTTGGTTAAACTTTATATTTGCTTCAGAAAAAATTTTTTGTTCCATCATTCTGTATTTAGATAAAATATTTAGAAATTTATTAGAATTTTTAACAACTTCTTGGAAATTTACTCTATTTACAATATTGCCATTCAACAAATCTCCACTCAGCCAATCTTCAAGTTCAAATTTTAAGGAGATGTAAGTAATACGATTATTTTTATCTTTTATTTCATCAATCCAGATTGTTTCTCCACTTATATTATCTATCCAAGAAGCAACTTGGCTGTGATGTACTCTACTGTTGCATACTTCACAGATTGTAGGCTTATTATTTTTTTCTTTATCTTTTTCATAGATTAATCTAACTTTACAAATAGGGCATATACCTATTGCTTTTCCCTTTTCATTTTCTAAACTTAAACTATAACTTGGCTCTTCCCATTTCTTCTTTAAAAAGTTTTCTTTAGCGTTCTCTAAAAGAGTAGATAAATTCATTAATCCTCTTGAAGCTTTTGTTAAAAAGATGGATGGATAAAATTCATCATCTGTTTTTTCTCTAAAAATTTCTAAAATTTTATCCTCAAGTTCTTTTAAATCATCTTTTAGTTTAGCTAAATTGCTCCCATTGTTTAAATCGTCTCCCAAACCTTCCCCAACTATAAAATAAATTCCTGTTTCATCTCTATAAATTTCATTCCCTATTGGATATTCAACTTCTAAGAGTTTTTTAATTTCTTCATCTATTTCTTTTGAGATATCTCTATACCATTTAATAGACGCAAGCTTAAATCCCTTTTCTGCTAATCCCATTTTATCGTATTGAATTCCTAAGATACGCCATTTGACTTTTTGTCTATCGGGAATATCGTTAAAATCAGAATGAGCTAAAATGTAATCTGCTAATAAAGCCTTAAACATAGAAGTTGGCATAAAGGTTTGTTCCCATAAGGAAACATCATTTATTGGAAATCTATCATCAGAGAGTAAACCAGAAAATAGATTTTTTATTTTCTCCCTTACTTTTTCCAAATCGTTAAAAGAAATATATCTCCTGTCTAAAAGATATAAAACTTTATTCTTAATTTCATTGATAATGTTATTGATTTCACTTTCATTTTTCTCTAAATAAATAATTTTTCCTTTAAAACTTCCAAAGGCATTTGATAACCATCTTTCAGTTTCAGGTTTAACTTTTACATCTTCTTTAGGGCTTCCTTTATCAATTCCAGAATTTAAACTTTCAGAAATACCATATAAAATTTGAAGGATGTCATCTGGGCTGTTTTTATTTCTCCATTTTCTCCAATTATCATTATCTAAATCTAAGAAATTTTTTACAATTTTAAAGCTTTTTAATTCTCTATCATCTAAATTTTTGAAAATTATTTTTTTGTTTCTTAGCTCATCTTCCCAATTTATATCATCTATGTTTTTATCAGTTTTATTAATGCCTGTTGAGGGTAATATTTTTTTCCATAAAAAAAGCATAGAAACTATTTCTGCTTTTAATATAGCTTCTTTATTTTTTTCAACCTATTCAAATCTAATCCTGACATCTTTCTAACCTCTTTTAAACCTAAGAAAAATTTCTAAAACAGGATAAATATCTAATTTCAAATCTTCCCCAGCCTAATTTAGTTTTAGCTCCAATGCCTTTATTAGAAAGCACTCTTAAAGCCTTAATTATATTTGCTAAATCTTCTTTAGCTTCCTCTCTTACTTCTTTATCACTTTTTAAAACTGCATCAAATGGGATATAAATTAGTTGAAAAATTCCTTCTACTCCTTCTGGGACTACCTCATAGTGAATAGGATTTGTTCCTGCTCTTTTTCTTCTATCATGTGGATTAATTATTTCAAGGGATAATTTGTCAAAATATGTTGGGTAAAATATTGCTCTTCCTTTATGGGTTTGGAATTCTATAGGTAAATCTTTTTGACTATCATTTAGTTTTTTAGATAGTTTATCTTTAATGAAATTCCTTAAATCATTCTTGTTTTTTATATCTTTTGCTCTTTGTAAATCTTGTCCAGTTATTTCTAATCCTAATTCAAAAAACAGAAATGATAGAATGCCTTCTTGTGCTTTTTCAAAATTTCCTGTTTCTTTTATCAAAGCTTGTTCTATAGCCTTTATACTTTCTGAACCAGCTCCAAAAACTCTTAAAAAACTTTCAATTTTTTCTTTTTTATTAGAAAAATCTTTTCTGAATAATTCTCTAAAAGCACTTGCCAAAGCACCCTTCCACGCAGAACCTCTAATCATTGGAACTTTAAAATTAGCTTCCTTTAAAATGGGATTTTGGATTATATAGAATTCATCATCATCTTTTGAAAAATACGGAGCTTTTAATCTAAATTTAAACCATATAGCAAAGGAGGATTTAGGGAGGTTTTCGATGTATCTTTGAAGCCTTTTAAAGTTTGTATAAATTCCCGATATTTGTTTTATATTTTGAATATCTATATCATTATTAAAACCTATATACTTATTTCTTTCTCCAATTATTTCATTTTTTAACCAGCTTAAAGGGAAATCCTTTAATGTTTCATTAGATTTATAAATTTTTAATTTTTTTGCTAATTGGTTCTCACACCAATTTTCTCCTTTTCCATTCTCTACACAATTATTTATCTTTTTCTTTAAGAATTTAAATTCATCTAAAAACTTATATTTATTATTTCTATTCAAATACCAACTTTGCCTACTCTTGAAAAGATAATTTTCTATTTTTCCTTCACTTTTTGGTTTAAAGTAATATTTACAATAAGCTATATATTCAGCTAAATTTTCAATTTTTTCTGGATTTATTTCTATTAAGGTTTCAAACTTATTCATCACTTTCACCTTCCAAATTTAATAAACCAGCAATAGATAAAAAGCCACCTTTAAGTTGTCTTTGTTCTTCGTAGATGTATGGAAGTATTTTAGAACCTTGAGGAACATAAGGTAAATTTCTGGGATTGCCTGTTTTCCCAAATATTTTGTGCCTTAATTCCTTATTATTCTTAAAATTACTTCGTTCCTGTGCTTTTAATTTTATTAGTTTTTTAATTAGCTCATTTAAATCGTTATTAGAAATCTGGTTTTTTAGAATTTTTATTTTTTTATTTTTATTATTAAATTGAGTTAAATCATTAAAATTAGTTACGTTCTTTAAAACAGAAAAACTATTGTTCTTCTCACTTTCGTTAAAATATATCACTTTATTAATATTGAATGTTTGTAAATCAAGTTTTTCTACTTTCCATTCTTCCTTTTTTTTACCATTTACACTCTCAACTTTCAGCCTTCCATATCCTATATTCCACTTTCCACCCCAAAAGCCATATTTATCCATAAATGTAAGGAGAGGATAGAAAAGCGAATTTAAAATTTCTTCTTCAACTTTAAATCTAACTTCAAATTCTCCTTGATAAGATGGAGTTCCAAAATACCAATTTTTATTAGGAATTATTTTTCCTTTTGGCTCACCTTGGAATTTATTTTCATCAAATTCTATATCTTTAATTTCTATCAAACTCATCCAATTAGTAGTTCCAAAAATTACAGAAGATATGGGAATTTGTTGTTCATCTATGAAATGTTTGATAATTTCATTTATGTTATTACCATATTTCTTTATAAATTCTCTTA
This genomic window from Persephonella sp. IF05-L8 contains:
- a CDS encoding RAMP superfamily CRISPR-associated protein, yielding MNKFETLIEINPEKIENLAEYIAYCKYYFKPKSEGKIENYLFKSRQSWYLNRNNKYKFLDEFKFLKKKINNCVENGKGENWCENQLAKKLKIYKSNETLKDFPLSWLKNEIIGERNKYIGFNNDIDIQNIKQISGIYTNFKRLQRYIENLPKSSFAIWFKFRLKAPYFSKDDDEFYIIQNPILKEANFKVPMIRGSAWKGALASAFRELFRKDFSNKKEKIESFLRVFGAGSESIKAIEQALIKETGNFEKAQEGILSFLFFELGLEITGQDLQRAKDIKNKNDLRNFIKDKLSKKLNDSQKDLPIEFQTHKGRAIFYPTYFDKLSLEIINPHDRRKRAGTNPIHYEVVPEGVEGIFQLIYIPFDAVLKSDKEVREEAKEDLANIIKALRVLSNKGIGAKTKLGWGRFEIRYLSCFRNFS
- a CDS encoding RAMP superfamily CRISPR-associated protein, encoding MAKKEVTVTFKTITPLWTGDAWQNNREIRPSSLIGSLRFWFETIMYFADILKKEDFNSQSGRFEKEVDRKRLREFIKKYGNNINEIIKHFIDEQQIPISSVIFGTTNWMSLIEIKDIEFDENKFQGEPKGKIIPNKNWYFGTPSYQGEFEVRFKVEEEILNSLFYPLLTFMDKYGFWGGKWNIGYGRLKVESVNGKKKEEWKVEKLDLQTFNINKVIYFNESEKNNSFSVLKNVTNFNDLTQFNNKNKKIKILKNQISNNDLNELIKKLIKLKAQERSNFKNNKELRHKIFGKTGNPRNLPYVPQGSKILPYIYEEQRQLKGGFLSIAGLLNLEGESDE
- a CDS encoding CRISPR-associated protein Csx11 gives rise to the protein MLFLWKKILPSTGINKTDKNIDDINWEDELRNKKIIFKNLDDRELKSFKIVKNFLDLDNDNWRKWRNKNSPDDILQILYGISESLNSGIDKGSPKEDVKVKPETERWLSNAFGSFKGKIIYLEKNESEINNIINEIKNKVLYLLDRRYISFNDLEKVREKIKNLFSGLLSDDRFPINDVSLWEQTFMPTSMFKALLADYILAHSDFNDIPDRQKVKWRILGIQYDKMGLAEKGFKLASIKWYRDISKEIDEEIKKLLEVEYPIGNEIYRDETGIYFIVGEGLGDDLNNGSNLAKLKDDLKELEDKILEIFREKTDDEFYPSIFLTKASRGLMNLSTLLENAKENFLKKKWEEPSYSLSLENEKGKAIGICPICKVRLIYEKDKEKNNKPTICEVCNSRVHHSQVASWIDNISGETIWIDEIKDKNNRITYISLKFELEDWLSGDLLNGNIVNRVNFQEVVKNSNKFLNILSKYRMMEQKIFSEANIKFNQNKSKFGFLKHIESKLRRNNIPNLIDKFLTDSIDIFIKVNKFNEINPSAKFNDLKNLIIDLKNLNDSKVKIDNNLNVLSKYLDNLIENLKGFFSFIEDFLIIYSTDSIRGYSKAHSSFNSYIRQIFFHQIIGTKWEDWIKQTPLNNKINWQEEKIKWEEFTDENDPALDILSALLLQFLLRKNPSPARLRRIWETTQEFFEKIHKNLDEDLKIPEWRKKRLVWEVECSKLKGEKSQELEDNNLLFWMEKITDEDLSNLSKAEKEEKLRQSKKAKIYLISSIEDFIEKFGNEDLLKKISQEENNIDISKDSFKNFKISLKSRSENKNEDETEILVTLTKDNLLEIHPYKPYSLITDISPINYQVIIPAEYLPKFIDKVLEKYNKEFKYVYGKLPIHIGIIVANYKKPLYVNLKALRKIRRDVKNTEKLWINEDAGKFCQLQKEKLSYATTEEKINNTEDYYALYFNNLDEKDYNFYIKPKNNWKYWVSTLDKFPLNSKIKIIPNTFDFEFMDANTRRNDIYYDENKNYKRALRLKSNRPYELEVYWSKFKVFHKLFKDKTNKAKMHKLVSLFYEKLQDYDSKYNPLLASAIINILELKKNKDAKKYISQIFDLDENTSNFQQELINKLNEEKLKLFIDMFEFWHTALKEV